One part of the Microcoleus sp. bin38.metabat.b11b12b14.051 genome encodes these proteins:
- a CDS encoding SGNH/GDSL hydrolase family protein — protein sequence MKVVLIVLALTSGLWAAIEVLLRVVLGFGNPLIYIADAECGYLLAPNQKVRRLGNRIEINEYSMRTGAIAPSPAPETLRILLLGDSVANGGWWTDQTDTISELMARQLRTELDYLAIDPQFGSKVNYADFEVLNASANSWGPRNQLAYAKRFGVFGAKTVVLLLNTDDLFASAPCAEVVGRDRAYPARQPRSAALELFTRYLLPAVPAGQLVAPGANSGDVVGSNLEAIHQIQRIAVSANVEFLLAVTPKAGELGGEGPRDWEVKARERLAEFVEREKITYIDFLPIFNSAPKLPTLYRDSIHLSPEGNQLVSQTISSEIVAVFLHNKS from the coding sequence TTGAAAGTTGTTCTGATCGTTTTGGCCCTCACCTCCGGATTGTGGGCAGCAATCGAAGTGCTGCTACGGGTGGTGCTGGGTTTTGGCAATCCCTTGATTTACATTGCCGATGCCGAATGCGGCTATTTGTTGGCACCCAACCAGAAAGTGCGCCGTTTGGGCAACCGAATTGAGATTAACGAGTATTCGATGCGTACAGGAGCGATCGCCCCGAGTCCCGCTCCCGAAACTCTGCGGATCTTGCTGTTGGGTGATTCTGTCGCTAACGGCGGTTGGTGGACGGATCAGACAGATACGATCTCGGAACTTATGGCTCGACAGTTGAGGACAGAACTAGATTATCTGGCGATCGACCCACAATTCGGGTCAAAAGTCAACTATGCAGATTTTGAAGTTCTCAACGCCTCGGCTAATTCTTGGGGGCCGAGGAATCAACTGGCTTATGCCAAGCGGTTCGGTGTTTTTGGAGCAAAGACTGTGGTGTTGCTGCTGAATACGGATGATTTGTTTGCATCGGCTCCCTGTGCTGAAGTTGTGGGGCGCGATCGAGCTTATCCTGCACGCCAACCGCGATCGGCAGCACTAGAATTATTCACCCGTTACTTGCTACCTGCTGTACCGGCGGGTCAATTGGTAGCACCCGGAGCCAACAGCGGGGATGTAGTCGGCTCTAATTTAGAAGCTATTCACCAAATCCAGAGAATAGCTGTATCGGCTAACGTGGAGTTTTTGCTAGCTGTTACGCCCAAGGCGGGCGAACTGGGCGGCGAGGGCCCTCGCGACTGGGAAGTCAAGGCTAGAGAGCGTCTCGCCGAATTCGTCGAACGCGAGAAAATTACTTACATAGATTTTCTTCCTATTTTCAATAGTGCGCCGAAACTCCCAACTTTGTATCGAGACAGCATTCACCTAAGCCCGGAAGGAAATCAGCTAGTTAGCCAAACTATCAGCAGTGAAATAGTTGCTGTTTTTTTGCATAATAAATCGTGA